One genomic window of Bacteroidetes bacterium GWF2_43_63 includes the following:
- a CDS encoding pyridine nucleotide-disulfide oxidoreductase: MKYLIVGGVAGGATTAARLRRLDEKSDIIVFERGEYISYANCGLPYYIGGTIQDRENLFVQTPQTFGQRFNLEVRNFSEVTGIDKDKKEVTVRKVLTGETYTESYDKLVLSPGAEPVKPPIPGIQQEGIFTLRNVPDTDKIKQYIDEKKPRHAVVVGAGFIGLEMAENLHKAGLRVTIVEMAEQVMSPLDYSMAAMVHQHLKTKNVEFYLKSSVASFAQKNNRIEVKMNSSKTIETDMVILSIGVKPDSQLAKAAGLAIGKSGGIVVNEFLQTTNEHIYAVGDAIEFPNPITGTNMITYLAGPANKQGRIAADNLVFGNKKTYKGSVNTAIAKVFDVTVAATGVSGKQLGKLNVPHIDSTTHSSSHAGYYPGAQPMTIKISFAPDNGRLLGAQIVGYEGVDKRIDLLSTAIQHGATVYDLAEIEHAYAPPFSSAKDPVNIAGMVAENILNGVSKPISWREVHKESRSEMFLLDIRTRDEFQLGTIDGAVNIPLDELRDHLNEIPKDKKIIAFCGVGLRAHVACRILTQSGFDKVYNLSGGLKTYETASQKQSNEDIFANDYIGIDDHIYQGSKQKPVATRVIAEKIKIVDACGLQCPGPILKLKKSMDDIAEGEAIRITASDAGFYKDVAAWAKVTGNEVVELTQNGAEITALITKGKAAEPTIQSHQTGTSATLVVFSDDLDKALATFVIANGAAAMGKKVTLFFTFWGLNVIKRLNKPQVKKDFFGKMFGMLMPKSSRRLGLSKFNMAGIGRSMMRKRMASKQVDALEKMILTAQEMGVEFVACQMSMDVMGVSASELMDGVQIGGVATYLEKTEGNLNLFV, translated from the coding sequence ATGAAATACCTGATTGTTGGCGGTGTAGCCGGCGGAGCAACAACTGCAGCACGATTGAGAAGACTGGATGAAAAAAGTGATATCATTGTTTTTGAACGCGGAGAGTATATTTCTTATGCAAATTGCGGTCTCCCATACTATATAGGTGGTACAATTCAGGATCGTGAAAATCTGTTTGTCCAGACTCCACAAACATTCGGACAACGATTCAACCTCGAAGTCCGTAATTTTTCAGAAGTAACCGGCATCGACAAAGATAAAAAAGAAGTCACGGTACGAAAAGTACTCACAGGTGAAACCTACACCGAAAGCTATGATAAACTGGTGTTGTCGCCCGGCGCAGAACCCGTAAAGCCGCCCATTCCGGGCATTCAGCAGGAAGGAATTTTCACGCTGCGTAATGTACCCGATACCGACAAAATCAAACAATATATTGATGAGAAAAAACCGCGTCATGCTGTTGTTGTAGGCGCCGGATTTATTGGTCTTGAGATGGCCGAAAACCTGCATAAAGCGGGGCTGCGCGTTACCATTGTCGAAATGGCCGAACAAGTAATGTCCCCACTCGATTATTCTATGGCCGCGATGGTTCATCAGCATCTGAAAACAAAAAATGTTGAGTTCTATCTGAAGTCTTCAGTTGCTTCGTTTGCACAAAAAAATAATCGCATCGAAGTGAAAATGAATTCCTCAAAAACCATCGAAACCGATATGGTTATATTATCCATTGGCGTAAAGCCCGACAGTCAGCTGGCCAAAGCTGCAGGCCTTGCAATAGGCAAATCGGGTGGCATCGTGGTGAATGAATTTTTGCAAACAACGAACGAACATATTTACGCGGTTGGCGACGCCATTGAATTCCCCAATCCGATTACCGGAACAAATATGATTACATATCTAGCCGGCCCCGCCAACAAACAAGGACGCATTGCCGCTGATAATCTCGTTTTCGGAAATAAAAAAACATACAAGGGTTCAGTAAATACAGCCATTGCAAAAGTATTCGATGTTACGGTAGCAGCAACAGGTGTTTCCGGAAAACAGCTCGGCAAGCTGAATGTGCCGCATATTGATTCAACAACGCATTCATCCTCACATGCGGGCTATTATCCGGGAGCACAGCCGATGACCATAAAAATTTCGTTTGCACCTGACAATGGGCGTTTACTGGGCGCACAAATTGTCGGCTACGAAGGAGTAGATAAACGGATCGACTTGCTCTCTACGGCCATTCAACATGGCGCTACTGTGTACGATCTGGCTGAAATTGAACACGCCTATGCCCCGCCCTTTTCATCGGCCAAGGATCCGGTGAACATTGCAGGCATGGTTGCGGAAAATATTCTCAATGGTGTTTCAAAACCAATCTCATGGCGCGAAGTACATAAGGAATCGCGCAGTGAAATGTTTTTGCTCGATATCCGCACCCGCGATGAATTTCAGTTGGGAACCATCGATGGCGCCGTAAATATTCCACTCGATGAATTGCGCGATCATCTGAATGAAATTCCGAAAGACAAAAAAATTATTGCTTTCTGCGGCGTTGGTTTGCGCGCACATGTTGCATGCCGGATACTGACCCAGAGCGGATTTGATAAAGTGTATAATCTTTCCGGCGGACTGAAAACGTACGAAACAGCCAGTCAGAAACAAAGCAACGAAGACATTTTCGCCAATGATTATATCGGCATCGATGATCATATTTATCAGGGCAGCAAACAAAAACCAGTGGCAACAAGAGTTATCGCTGAGAAAATAAAAATCGTTGACGCCTGTGGATTGCAGTGTCCTGGCCCGATTCTGAAACTTAAAAAATCAATGGATGACATTGCCGAAGGCGAAGCCATCCGGATTACCGCTTCCGATGCGGGTTTCTATAAAGATGTTGCGGCCTGGGCCAAGGTGACCGGAAACGAAGTGGTTGAGCTTACACAAAACGGAGCTGAAATAACTGCACTTATTACAAAAGGAAAAGCAGCTGAACCGACCATTCAGTCTCATCAGACAGGCACCAGTGCCACACTGGTTGTTTTCAGCGACGATCTCGATAAAGCGCTTGCGACCTTTGTAATTGCTAACGGTGCCGCGGCTATGGGTAAGAAAGTAACGCTGTTCTTCACTTTCTGGGGATTGAATGTTATAAAACGATTGAACAAACCGCAGGTGAAAAAAGATTTCTTCGGAAAAATGTTTGGAATGCTCATGCCAAAATCAAGTCGAAGACTGGGTTTGTCAAAATTCAACATGGCCGGAATCGGGCGCTCAATGATGCGCAAACGCATGGCCAGCAAACAGGTCGATGCACTTGAAAAAATGATTCTGACGGCTCAGGAAATGGGTGTTGAATTCGTCGCCTGCCAGATGTCGATGGATGTGATGGGCGTTTCCGCGTCCGAGTTGATGGATGGCGTACAGATTGGCGGCGTGGCTACCTATCTCGAAAAAACGGAAGGCAATCTGAATCTGTTTGTGTAA